Proteins encoded together in one Micromonospora auratinigra window:
- the mug gene encoding G/U mismatch-specific DNA glycosylase, which yields MPDLLAPGLDVLFVGINPGLWSAATGWHFARPGNRFWPALHRGGFTPRLLHPSEQDELPALGLGITNMVARASARADELSAEELVTGAELLTGKVRRYRPRWVAVVGVTAYRIGFARPRAGFGPQPDRLGPARLWVLPNPSGLNAHFTAESLGAAFGELRAAAGAAR from the coding sequence CTGCCGGACCTGCTCGCCCCCGGCCTCGACGTGCTCTTCGTCGGGATCAACCCGGGGCTGTGGTCGGCGGCGACCGGCTGGCACTTCGCCCGGCCCGGCAACCGGTTCTGGCCGGCGCTGCACCGGGGCGGGTTCACGCCGCGCCTGCTGCACCCCAGCGAGCAGGACGAGCTGCCCGCGCTCGGGCTCGGCATCACCAACATGGTGGCGCGGGCCAGTGCCCGGGCCGACGAGCTGAGCGCCGAGGAACTGGTGACCGGTGCGGAGCTGCTCACCGGCAAGGTACGGCGGTACCGGCCGCGCTGGGTGGCGGTGGTCGGGGTGACCGCGTACCGGATCGGTTTCGCCCGGCCGAGGGCCGGCTTCGGTCCGCAGCCGGACCGGCTCGGCCCCGCCCGGCTCTGGGTGCTGCCCAACCCGAGCGGCCTGAACGCCCACTTCACCGCCGAGAGCCTCGGCGCGGCCTTCGGCGAGCTGCGGGCCGCCGCCGGGGCGGCCCGATGA
- a CDS encoding SET domain-containing protein, with product MIPAPDPDCWLHPDVVVGHSPIAGRGLFARAAIPAGTVVSRLGGRLVSTEVLRATLAAADRYVDTIAVDADRHLILPPRRPNGYGNHSCDPNLWWVGPYALAARRPIAVGEEVTNDYATSTGEPDFALACRCGAAGCRGRVTGDDWRLPDLRERYGEHWVPALLARIRAEPG from the coding sequence ATGATCCCGGCGCCGGACCCGGACTGCTGGCTGCACCCGGACGTGGTGGTGGGCCACTCCCCGATCGCCGGGCGGGGCCTGTTCGCCCGGGCCGCGATCCCGGCCGGGACGGTCGTCTCCCGGCTCGGCGGTCGACTGGTCTCCACCGAGGTGCTGCGCGCGACGCTCGCCGCCGCCGACCGGTACGTCGACACCATCGCGGTGGACGCCGACCGGCACCTGATCCTGCCGCCCCGGCGGCCCAACGGCTACGGCAACCACAGCTGCGACCCGAACCTGTGGTGGGTCGGCCCGTACGCGCTGGCGGCCCGGCGGCCGATCGCCGTCGGCGAGGAGGTCACCAACGACTACGCCACCAGCACCGGTGAGCCGGACTTCGCCCTGGCCTGCCGGTGCGGGGCCGCCGGGTGCCGGGGCCGGGTCACCGGGGACGACTGGCGGCTACCGGACCTGCGCGAGCGCTACGGCGAGCACTGGGTGCCCGCCCTGCTCGCCCGGATCCGGGCCGAGCCGGGCTGA
- a CDS encoding ABC transporter ATP-binding protein, with protein MAGGGMGGWSMLRSMRNRDEISSHQLTRGTARRIVAFARPYRRDIAVFLVTVVIAAVIGVATPLLAGDVIDAIAGGRPDAGTTVVRLALVIAVLAVADALFSLAQRWYSARIGEGIILDLRTRVYDHVQRMPLQFFTRTQTGALVSRLNNDVLGAQRAFTSTLSGVVSNVIQLVLTAGAMLVLSWQITLLALVLLPIFIIPARRVGRRLAEITRESYNLDAKMNATMTERFGVAGALLVKLFGSPEVEAARFAGRAERVRDIGIQSAMYSRTFFVAMLLVASLAQALTYGLGGWLAVAGAVSAGTVVKLALLLTRLYGPLTALSNVRVDVMSALVSFDRVFEVLDLRPGIAEKPDAVPVPRGNGRVEFRDVRFRYPSAAEVSLASLEEVAALDRTVNEPVLKGVSFGVEPGQMVALVGPSGAGKSTLSMLISRIYDVSDGQVLVGGVDVRDATLASLRDEIGVVTQDSHLFHETIRENLRYAKPDATDDEIWAALAGAQVADLVRALPDGLDTTVGERGYRFSGGEKQRIAIARLLLKAPSIVILDEATAHLDSESEAAVQRALSVALTGRTALVIAHRLSTVRDADQILVLDEGRIVERGRHEELVAVGGLYAELYRTQFAVADSPAPYAEAEQPEPVVTTVPMGTYVAQEAMPPAAAN; from the coding sequence ATGGCCGGTGGCGGCATGGGGGGCTGGAGCATGCTCCGGTCGATGCGCAACCGGGACGAGATCTCCAGCCACCAGCTCACGCGCGGCACCGCCAGGCGGATCGTCGCGTTCGCCCGGCCGTACCGGCGGGACATCGCCGTCTTCCTGGTGACCGTGGTGATCGCCGCGGTGATCGGGGTGGCCACCCCGCTGCTCGCCGGTGACGTCATCGACGCGATCGCCGGCGGTCGCCCCGACGCGGGCACGACCGTGGTCCGGCTGGCCCTGGTCATCGCCGTGCTGGCCGTCGCCGACGCGCTCTTCTCGCTGGCCCAGCGCTGGTACTCGGCCCGGATCGGCGAGGGCATCATCCTCGACCTGCGGACCCGGGTCTACGACCACGTCCAGCGGATGCCGTTGCAGTTCTTCACCCGGACCCAGACCGGCGCCCTGGTCAGCCGGCTCAACAACGACGTGCTCGGCGCCCAGCGGGCCTTCACCTCGACCCTGTCCGGCGTGGTCAGCAACGTGATCCAGTTGGTGCTCACCGCCGGCGCGATGCTGGTCCTCTCCTGGCAGATCACGCTGCTGGCGCTGGTGCTGCTGCCGATCTTCATCATCCCGGCCCGCCGGGTGGGCCGGCGGCTCGCCGAGATCACCCGCGAGTCGTACAACCTCGACGCGAAGATGAACGCCACGATGACCGAGCGGTTCGGGGTCGCCGGGGCGCTGCTGGTCAAGCTCTTCGGCTCGCCCGAGGTGGAGGCGGCCCGCTTCGCCGGCCGGGCCGAGCGGGTCCGCGACATCGGCATCCAGTCCGCCATGTACTCGCGCACCTTCTTCGTGGCGATGCTGCTGGTCGCCTCCCTCGCCCAGGCGCTCACCTACGGCCTGGGCGGCTGGCTCGCGGTCGCCGGGGCGGTCAGCGCCGGCACGGTGGTCAAGCTCGCGCTGCTGCTCACCCGCCTCTACGGCCCGCTCACCGCGCTCTCCAACGTCCGGGTCGACGTGATGAGCGCCCTGGTCTCCTTCGACCGGGTCTTCGAGGTGCTCGACCTGCGACCCGGCATCGCCGAGAAGCCCGACGCGGTGCCGGTGCCCCGGGGCAACGGCCGGGTCGAGTTCCGCGACGTGCGGTTCCGCTACCCGAGCGCCGCCGAGGTGTCGCTGGCCTCCCTGGAGGAGGTCGCCGCGCTCGACCGGACGGTCAACGAGCCGGTGCTCAAGGGGGTCTCGTTCGGTGTCGAGCCCGGCCAGATGGTGGCCCTGGTCGGCCCGTCCGGCGCCGGCAAGTCGACGCTGTCCATGCTGATCTCCCGGATCTACGACGTCAGCGACGGCCAGGTGCTGGTCGGCGGGGTCGACGTCCGGGACGCCACCCTCGCCTCGCTGCGCGACGAGATCGGCGTGGTCACCCAGGACTCGCACCTGTTCCACGAGACGATCCGGGAGAACCTGCGCTACGCCAAGCCGGACGCCACCGACGACGAGATCTGGGCCGCGCTGGCCGGGGCACAGGTCGCCGACCTGGTCCGGGCCCTGCCCGACGGGCTCGACACCACGGTCGGCGAGCGCGGCTACCGCTTCTCCGGCGGCGAGAAGCAGCGCATCGCCATCGCCCGGCTGCTGCTCAAGGCCCCGTCGATCGTGATCCTCGACGAGGCCACCGCGCACCTCGACTCGGAGAGCGAGGCGGCGGTGCAGCGGGCGCTGTCGGTGGCGCTGACCGGGCGTACCGCGTTGGTGATCGCGCACCGGCTCTCCACCGTCCGCGACGCCGACCAGATCCTCGTCCTCGACGAGGGGCGGATCGTCGAGCGGGGCCGGCACGAGGAGCTGGTCGCGGTCGGTGGCCTCTACGCCGAGCTCTACCGCACCCAGTTCGCGGTCGCCGACTCGCCGGCCCCGTACGCCGAGGCGGAGCAGCCGGAGCCGGTGGTCACCACCGTGCCGATGGGCACGTACGTCGCCCAGGAGGCGATGCCGCCGGCCGCCGCCAACTGA
- a CDS encoding enoyl-CoA hydratase/isomerase family protein, translating to MTAETTGVRLHCDGPVATVTLCRPDVLNAQTPAMWRAMSDFSRDLPGDVRVVVVRGEGRAFSAGLDLSVAGASGPGSFAELSTLPEQECADRIAGYQGGFTWLHRPDVISVAAVQGHAIGAGFQLALACDLRVLAEDAKLSMAEVTLGLVPDLAGTRRLVELVGYSRALEICATGRRMDAAEADRIGLATLVVPGADLDAAVRDLTAGLLANNRDAIVEIKALLQGAATRTHAEQQRAEREAQTRRLRDLAGRGE from the coding sequence GTGACCGCCGAGACGACCGGGGTACGGCTCCACTGCGACGGGCCGGTCGCGACAGTCACGTTGTGCCGGCCCGACGTGCTCAACGCCCAGACCCCGGCCATGTGGCGCGCGATGAGCGACTTCTCGCGCGACCTGCCCGGTGACGTCCGGGTCGTCGTCGTGCGCGGCGAGGGGCGGGCCTTCTCCGCCGGCCTCGACCTGTCGGTGGCCGGTGCCTCCGGCCCGGGGTCCTTCGCCGAGCTGTCCACCCTGCCCGAGCAGGAGTGCGCCGACCGGATCGCCGGGTACCAGGGCGGTTTCACCTGGCTGCACCGCCCGGACGTGATCTCGGTCGCCGCCGTGCAGGGGCACGCCATCGGCGCCGGCTTCCAGCTCGCCCTCGCCTGCGACCTGCGGGTGCTCGCCGAGGACGCCAAGCTCTCGATGGCCGAGGTCACCCTCGGCCTGGTCCCCGACCTCGCCGGCACCCGGCGGCTCGTCGAGTTGGTCGGCTACTCCCGGGCGCTGGAGATCTGCGCCACCGGCCGCCGGATGGACGCCGCCGAGGCCGACCGGATCGGCCTGGCCACCCTGGTGGTGCCCGGCGCCGACCTGGACGCCGCCGTGCGTGACCTGACCGCCGGCCTGCTGGCCAACAACCGGGACGCCATCGTGGAGATCAAGGCGCTGCTCCAGGGCGCGGCGACGCGTACCCACGCCGAGCAGCAGCGCGCCGAGCGGGAGGCGCAGACCCGGCGGCTGCGTGACCTCGCCGGGCGCGGAGAATAG
- a CDS encoding helix-turn-helix domain-containing protein, whose translation MAATGTATSTEKGRRIVGAERQTLAKDLVKRYTGGESIRALAASTGRSYGFIHRVLTESGVQLRQRGGARRRKKA comes from the coding sequence ATGGCAGCCACTGGCACAGCCACCAGCACTGAGAAGGGTCGCCGGATCGTCGGAGCCGAGCGTCAGACGCTCGCCAAGGACCTGGTAAAGCGGTACACCGGCGGGGAGAGCATCCGGGCGCTCGCGGCCTCGACCGGTCGCTCCTACGGATTCATCCACCGGGTGCTCACCGAGTCCGGCGTGCAGCTGCGGCAGCGGGGCGGCGCCCGGCGTCGCAAGAAGGCGTGA
- a CDS encoding cadmium resistance transporter has translation MTDLLATAAGAALVFAATNLDDIVVLTVFFVAARATGRPRPRDIVAGQYLGIGALVAAAVVAAAGLLVVPDPWTGLLGLLPVALGVRALLARSADDGPPAVVGSLLGVAGVTIANGADNVAVYVPVFRTLEPATGLVWLLVFGALVALWCTVAALLGGHPRVVRLVDRVGHWLVPAVFVAIGATILVTSGVLPRLATLLT, from the coding sequence GTGACCGACCTGCTCGCCACCGCCGCCGGCGCGGCCCTCGTCTTCGCCGCCACCAACCTCGACGACATCGTCGTGCTCACGGTCTTCTTCGTGGCGGCGCGCGCCACCGGCCGCCCCCGCCCCCGCGACATCGTGGCCGGGCAGTACCTCGGCATCGGCGCGCTGGTCGCGGCCGCCGTGGTGGCGGCCGCCGGGCTGCTGGTCGTGCCGGACCCGTGGACCGGGCTGCTCGGCCTGCTGCCGGTCGCGCTCGGCGTCCGCGCGCTGCTGGCCCGCTCCGCCGACGACGGTCCGCCGGCGGTGGTCGGCAGCCTGCTCGGCGTGGCCGGGGTGACCATCGCCAACGGCGCCGACAACGTCGCGGTGTACGTGCCGGTGTTCCGCACCCTGGAGCCGGCCACCGGGCTGGTCTGGCTGCTGGTCTTCGGCGCGCTGGTGGCGCTCTGGTGCACGGTCGCCGCGCTGCTCGGCGGCCATCCCCGGGTGGTGCGGCTGGTCGACCGGGTCGGCCACTGGCTGGTCCCGGCCGTCTTCGTCGCCATCGGCGCGACCATCCTGGTCACCTCCGGCGTCCTCCCCCGCCTCGCCACCCTGCTGACCTGA
- a CDS encoding ABC-F family ATP-binding cassette domain-containing protein, whose product MITATGLELRAGSRILLSDTTLRVQPGDRIGLVGRNGAGKTTTLKVLAGEGQPYAGQIDRRSAIGYLPQDPRTGDLEVTGRDRVLSARGLDVLMAQMKELEAKLAEGADDERLVRRYGALEDQFASLGGYAAEAEAARICANLGLPDRALAQTIGTLSGGQRRRIELARILFRDAGENGGGILLLDEPTNHLDADSITWLRGFLANHKGGLIVISHDGSLLESVVNKVWFLDATRSVVDTYNLGWKAYLAARETDERRRRRERANAEKKAGALMAQADKMRAKATKTVAAQNMARRAEKLISGLEDVRHADKVAKVRFPNPAPCGKTPLTATGLSKSYGSLEIFADVDVAVDRGSRVAILGLNGAGKTTLLRMLGGLLEPDTGEVRPGHGLRLGYYAQEHETLDVDRTILEHMRSAAADQTDTDLRKILGAFLFSGEDVDKPAGVLSGGEKTRLALATLVCSGANVLLLDEPTNNLDPVSREQVLDAIARYPGAIVLVTHDPGAVSALKPDRAILLPDGDEDAWSDDLLELVELA is encoded by the coding sequence CGCTGAAGGTGCTGGCCGGGGAGGGCCAGCCGTACGCCGGGCAGATCGACCGGCGCAGCGCCATCGGCTACCTGCCGCAGGACCCGCGTACCGGCGACCTGGAGGTCACCGGGCGCGACCGGGTGCTCTCCGCGCGCGGGCTGGACGTGCTCATGGCGCAGATGAAGGAGCTGGAGGCCAAGCTCGCCGAGGGCGCCGACGACGAGCGCCTGGTCCGCCGCTACGGCGCGCTGGAGGACCAGTTCGCCTCGCTCGGCGGGTACGCGGCCGAGGCCGAGGCCGCCCGGATCTGCGCCAACCTGGGCCTGCCCGACCGGGCCCTGGCGCAGACCATCGGCACCCTCTCCGGCGGCCAGCGCCGCCGCATCGAGCTGGCCCGGATCCTGTTCCGGGACGCGGGCGAGAACGGCGGCGGCATCCTGCTGCTGGACGAGCCGACCAACCACCTCGACGCCGACTCGATCACCTGGCTGCGTGGCTTCCTCGCCAACCACAAGGGCGGCCTGATCGTGATCTCCCACGACGGCTCGCTGCTGGAGTCGGTGGTCAACAAGGTGTGGTTCCTGGACGCCACCCGGTCCGTGGTCGACACCTACAACCTCGGTTGGAAGGCGTACCTGGCGGCGCGGGAGACCGACGAGCGGCGTCGCCGCCGGGAGCGGGCCAACGCCGAGAAGAAGGCCGGCGCGCTGATGGCGCAGGCCGACAAGATGCGGGCCAAGGCGACCAAGACCGTCGCCGCGCAGAACATGGCCCGGCGGGCCGAGAAGCTGATCTCCGGCCTGGAGGACGTCCGCCACGCGGACAAGGTGGCCAAGGTCCGGTTCCCCAACCCGGCGCCGTGCGGCAAGACCCCGCTGACCGCCACCGGCCTGTCCAAGTCGTACGGGTCGCTGGAGATCTTCGCCGATGTCGACGTGGCGGTGGACCGGGGCTCCCGGGTGGCCATCCTCGGCCTCAACGGCGCCGGCAAGACCACCCTGCTGCGGATGCTCGGTGGCCTGCTCGAACCGGACACCGGCGAGGTGCGCCCGGGGCACGGCCTGCGGCTCGGCTACTACGCCCAGGAGCACGAGACGCTGGACGTGGACCGGACGATCCTGGAGCACATGCGCAGCGCGGCGGCGGACCAGACCGACACCGACCTGCGCAAGATCCTTGGCGCGTTCCTGTTCTCCGGCGAGGACGTGGACAAGCCGGCCGGGGTGCTCTCCGGCGGCGAGAAGACCCGGCTGGCGCTGGCCACCCTGGTCTGCTCGGGCGCGAACGTGCTGCTGCTGGACGAACCGACGAACAACCTCGACCCGGTCAGCCGCGAGCAGGTGCTCGACGCGATCGCCCGCTACCCCGGCGCGATCGTGCTGGTCACCCACGATCCCGGCGCGGTGAGCGCGCTCAAGCCCGACCGCGCCATCCTGCTCCCCGACGGCGACGAGGACGCCTGGTCCGACGACCTCCTCGAACTCGTCGAACTGGCCTGA